A genomic window from Diospyros lotus cultivar Yz01 chromosome 2, ASM1463336v1, whole genome shotgun sequence includes:
- the LOC127794331 gene encoding beta-fructofuranosidase, insoluble isoenzyme CWINV1-like — MIYKGIYHLFYQYNPFGAVWGHIVWAHSTSTDLINWTPHSHAIYPSQPSDVNGCWSGSATMLPGGKPVILYTGINQDNQQVQNLAMPKNLSDPYLIEWIKSPVNPLMVPDNLNKINASSFRDPTTAWRGPDGKWRVIVGNKRKSRGMAILYRSKDFIRWTKAQHPLHSAKDSGMWECPDFYPVLANGVEGLDTSAIGHGAKHVLKVSLDNTKHDHYTIGTYDLVKDIFTPDKGSEENEYALRYDHGKYYASKTFFDSAKKRRILWGWINESTNAATDVKKGWSGIQAIPRRIWLDRSGKQLLQWPVEEIEKQRMNQVDLPARLLKGGSVVEVSGVTATQADVEIEFEFDIPKLQKAELLDPKSSDPQALCSQQGAQVRGGLGPFGLLVLASKGLQEYTSVFFRVFRHQKENKFIVLMCSDQSRSSLHLDYDKTTFGVFVDVDPTREKLSLRSLIDRSTVESFGGGGKACISARVYPSLAIDGEAHLYAFNNGTQSVTVSRLTTWSMKKARIN, encoded by the exons ATGATTTACAAGGGAATTTACCATTTGTTCTACCAGTACAACCCTTTTGGTGCAGTTTGGGGGCACATAGTGTGGGCACATTCGACTTCCACTGATCTCATCAACTGGACCCCTCACAGCCATGCCATCTACCCGAGCCAGCCATCCGATGTAAACGGGTGCTGGTCAGGCTCTGCCACGATGCTGCCGGGTGGGAAACCGGTTATCCTCTACACCGGAATCAACCAAGACAACCAGCAGGTCCAGAATCTGGCCATGCCCAAAAACCTATCTGATCCATACCTCATAGAATGGATCAAATCACCAGTGAATCCATTAATGGTACCTGATAACTTAAACAAAATCAATGCAAGCTCGTTCAGGGACCCTACCACAGCCTGGCGAGGACCTGATGGGAAATGGAGAGTGATCGttggaaacaaaagaaagagcAGGGGAATGGCAATTCTGTACCGGAGCAAGGATTTCATCCGGTGGACCAAAGCTCAGCACCCTCTGCATTCGGCTAAGGATTCCGGAATGTGGGAGTGTCCAGATTTCTACCCGGTTTTGGCTAATGGGGTAGAGGGTCTTGACACATCGGCAATTGGCCATGGGGCTAAACATGTCCTCAAGGTCAGCTTAGATAACACCAAACATGATCACTACACCATAGGAACGTATGATCTTGTCAAGGATATCTTTACACCAGATAAGGGATCTGAGGAGAATGAATACGCATTGAGATATGATCATGGGAAGTACTATGCGTCGAAGACGTTTTTCGACAGTGCCAAGAAGAGGAGGATTTTGTGGGGATGGATCAACGAGTCGACTAATGCAGCCACTGATGTCAAGAAAGGATGGTCTGGCATTCAG GCCATTCCAAGGCGAATTTGGCTGGACAGATCTGGAAAACAGCTGCTGCAGTGGCCGGTAGAAGAGATTGAGAAGCAGAGGATGAATCAAGTTGACTTGCCTGCCAGGCTGCTCAAGGGAGGTTCAGTGGTTGAAGTTTCCGGGGTCACGGCTACACAG GCAGATGtagaaattgaatttgaatttgatatacCAAAGCTTCAGAAGGCAGAGTTATTGGATCCTAAGTCGAGTGACCCACAAGCCCTTTGTAGCCAACAGGGTGCACAAGTGAGAGGTGGGCTTGGACCATTTGGGCTGCTGGTTTTGGCTTCCAAGGGCTTGCAAGAGTACACATCAGTCTTCTTTAGAGTCTTCCGAcaccaaaaggaaaacaaatttaTCGTGCTTATGTGTAGTGATCAAAGCAG GTCATCATTGCATCTGGATTATGACAAGACCACATTCGGTGTTTTTGTGGACGTTGACCCAACTCGTGAAAAGTTATCACTAAGAAGTTTG ATAGATCGTTCCACAGTGGAGAGCTTCGGGGGCGGAGGGAAGGCTTGCATCAGTGCGAGGGTGTATCCTAGTTTGGCCATCGATGGGGAGGCTCATCTCTATGCCTTCAACAATGGAACTCAGAGTGTGACTGTGTCAAGGTTGACTACATGGAGCATGAAGAAAGCCCGGATCAATTAA